One window from the genome of Thalassospira xiamenensis M-5 = DSM 17429 encodes:
- a CDS encoding DUF1244 domain-containing protein — MSTEASLANGPAAKLDPQTRLELEAAAFRGLVQHLQDRKDVQNIDLMNLAGFCRNCLAKWYLAAARERDVAMDYDGAREVVYGMTYDEWKDNHQAPATAEQKQKFQDTAHLHANIPGAK, encoded by the coding sequence ATGTCGACCGAGGCATCCCTTGCCAATGGCCCGGCGGCAAAGCTTGATCCGCAAACCAGGCTGGAACTTGAAGCCGCCGCCTTTCGCGGCCTTGTGCAGCATCTTCAGGACCGCAAGGATGTTCAGAATATCGATCTGATGAACCTTGCCGGTTTTTGCCGAAACTGCCTTGCCAAATGGTATCTGGCCGCCGCACGCGAACGCGATGTTGCGATGGATTATGACGGCGCGCGCGAGGTGGTCTATGGCATGACCTATGATGAATGGAAAGACAATCATCAGGCCCCGGCAACAGCCGAACAGAAACAGAAGTTTCAGGACACCGCCCATCTGCATGCCAATATTCCCGGCGCGAAGTAA
- a CDS encoding acylphosphatase → MTTTEPDPQTGTGNISVLARIEGRVQGVWYRAWTVEEARKRDLTGWVRNRTDGTVEALFCGSVAGVQSMIAACHDGPTHANVTRVHEEPGLEDGFTTFEKRPTV, encoded by the coding sequence ATGACCACCACCGAACCTGACCCGCAAACCGGCACCGGAAACATTTCCGTCCTTGCCCGGATCGAAGGCCGGGTGCAGGGCGTATGGTATCGTGCCTGGACGGTCGAGGAAGCGCGTAAGCGCGACCTGACCGGCTGGGTGCGCAACCGCACGGATGGCACGGTCGAAGCCCTGTTTTGTGGCTCGGTGGCCGGGGTGCAATCCATGATCGCGGCCTGCCATGATGGCCCGACGCATGCGAATGTCACCCGCGTGCATGAAGAACCCGGCCTTGAAGATGGGTTCACCACCTTTGAAAAACGCCCGACTGTCTGA
- a CDS encoding 5'-nucleotidase, lipoprotein e(P4) family: protein MKLTTKSFGVAVLLAGSAFGAQAQEPAQNDGLNASLWYQTSVEYKTTALSVYAGAQRLLDAAIGDHGWTAALEQDGNYSAKPPAIILDVDETVLDNSAYQSWVVTANTSYSSKTWAAFVEDAISTPTPGALELTKAAADKGVEVFYVTNRKAAEEAATIKNLQEYGFPYADADHVMVRGEKEEWGSAKATRREAVAADFRVIMMFGDNFGDFTDDVDGTIDERLEVMDKYATYWGERWFMLPNPTYGSWESAAFGNDWKKSPEVRRQDKLDALNSWSGPKE, encoded by the coding sequence ATGAAATTGACGACGAAATCATTTGGCGTTGCTGTTCTTCTGGCGGGATCGGCCTTTGGTGCGCAGGCCCAGGAACCGGCACAGAATGACGGTTTGAACGCATCGCTTTGGTATCAGACCTCGGTCGAATATAAAACCACGGCCCTTTCGGTTTATGCAGGCGCGCAGCGTCTTCTCGATGCGGCGATTGGTGATCATGGCTGGACCGCCGCCCTTGAACAGGATGGCAACTATTCGGCCAAACCGCCCGCGATCATCCTTGATGTTGATGAAACCGTGCTCGATAACTCGGCCTATCAGTCATGGGTTGTGACCGCCAATACGTCTTACAGCTCCAAAACATGGGCGGCATTTGTCGAAGACGCGATTTCAACCCCGACGCCGGGCGCGCTGGAACTGACCAAGGCCGCGGCCGACAAGGGCGTTGAAGTCTTCTATGTCACCAACCGCAAGGCCGCCGAAGAAGCCGCGACCATCAAAAACCTGCAGGAATATGGCTTCCCTTATGCTGATGCGGATCATGTGATGGTGCGCGGTGAAAAGGAAGAATGGGGTTCGGCCAAGGCCACCCGCCGCGAAGCGGTGGCTGCTGATTTCCGCGTCATCATGATGTTTGGCGATAACTTCGGCGATTTCACCGATGATGTCGATGGCACCATCGATGAACGCCTTGAAGTCATGGACAAATACGCGACCTATTGGGGCGAGCGCTGGTTCATGCTGCCAAACCCGACCTATGGGTCATGGGAATCCGCGGCATTTGGCAATGACTGGAAAAAATCCCCCGAAGTCCGCCGTCAGGACAAGCTTGACGCGCTCAATAGCTGGTCGGGCCCGAAAGAATAA